The Glutamicibacter mishrai DNA window CCGCGAGGGACAATCCGTCATCGGTGATGAGTGTGTCAATGGCGTCGAGCTCGGCAATTCGGTAGAGACCTTTGGTTCCGAATTTGCTGTGGTCGGCGAGCAATACGTTGTTGTTGCTGTGCTCGAGGAAGAGTCGATTAACGTCAACTTCCATCATGTTTGGTGTACTCAGGCCGTCTTCAATGCTGAATCCGTGGACGCCCATGAAGCAACGATCTACGTGCAGCGATGCGATGGAGGCTGTGGCCAGCGGTCCCACTAGGGCATCTGAGACGGTACGCATGCCACCGGTGAGAAGTACTGTTTGCCCTTCCACCGGAGCATCCTGAAGTAGGTCTGCGATCCTGGGCGAATTGGTGACCACGGTAATACGTGGAACCTGGCGTAGTGCCCGTGCGAGTGCGAAGGTGGTAGTTCCGGAGGTCAGGGACACCGACATTCCCGGTTCTACGAGCTTGGCGGCGGCCGTTGCGATCGCTGCCTTTTCTGGTAG harbors:
- a CDS encoding DeoR/GlpR family DNA-binding transcription regulator, with the translated sequence MSEILPGRRRQLILERVRAAGAAKVADLAQEFGVSDMTVRRDLNRLVKDGELNKVHGGAELQSGSSADEPGFQSKSQLQLPEKAAIATAAAKLVEPGMSVSLTSGTTTFALARALRQVPRITVVTNSPRIADLLQDAPVEGQTVLLTGGMRTVSDALVGPLATASIASLHVDRCFMGVHGFSIEDGLSTPNMMEVDVNRLFLEHSNNNVLLADHSKFGTKGLYRIAELDAIDTLITDDGLSLADVDAISEHIHDLRLEKA